The following are encoded together in the Fusobacterium simiae genome:
- a CDS encoding endonuclease toxin domain-containing protein, whose protein sequence is MLETVKNKMDDIADTLTGKSKTQRQLESLGIDVKVRESGITIDGTIEVGDDIDEIENSLGHNFPVYDKLERKNGVTIATSTKARDLTQKTYSSLEYKNGLYNRIKEDIDDILSFKSAKMKNGKTLKKDMIDKRILEISINEHELTKQQIDNIKKGIDYGKMNGVEVKFIIEK, encoded by the coding sequence ATGCTTGAAACTGTAAAAAATAAAATGGATGATATAGCTGATACATTAACAGGAAAATCAAAAACTCAAAGACAATTAGAGAGTCTGGGAATAGATGTAAAAGTAAGAGAGAGTGGAATAACAATAGATGGTACAATAGAAGTAGGAGATGATATAGATGAAATAGAAAATAGTCTTGGGCATAATTTTCCTGTTTATGATAAGCTTGAAAGAAAAAATGGAGTAACTATAGCTACAAGTACAAAAGCTAGAGATTTAACCCAAAAAACATATAGTTCATTAGAATATAAAAATGGGCTATATAATAGAATTAAAGAAGATATTGATGATATTTTAAGTTTTAAAAGTGCTAAAATGAAAAATGGAAAAACTTTAAAAAAAGATATGATAGATAAAAGGATATTAGAAATATCTATAAATGAACATGAACTAACAAAGCAACAAATAGATAATATAAAAAAAGGAATAGATTATGGTAAAATGAATGGAGTAGAAGTAAAATTTATAATAGAAAAATAG
- a CDS encoding osmolarity sensor protein EnvZ, with product MEKLILVSIAKEKKEKDFRMVIMPSGRDKIGLIQDKDYGIVAYPNENNFEKIGEFIYWGFNESDDKVIEISPNMNFGKQFYNCSSFRKVMNEYNVVQFEFFKGIYSISLLKKEGNAYVAFEDENKEAVEYTFSEKPTALELGAKVMEMFEYKEKYDGLIE from the coding sequence ATGGAAAAATTAATTCTAGTATCAATAGCTAAAGAAAAAAAGGAAAAAGATTTTAGAATGGTAATAATGCCTTCGGGTAGAGATAAAATAGGTTTAATTCAAGATAAAGATTATGGGATAGTAGCATATCCAAATGAAAATAATTTTGAGAAAATAGGAGAATTTATATATTGGGGATTTAATGAAAGTGATGATAAAGTGATTGAGATTTCTCCTAATATGAACTTTGGAAAACAATTTTATAATTGTAGTTCATTTAGAAAAGTAATGAATGAATATAATGTAGTACAATTTGAATTTTTTAAAGGAATATATAGCATATCGTTATTAAAGAAAGAAGGAAATGCCTATGTAGCTTTCGAAGATGAAAATAAAGAAGCTGTTGAATACACTTTCTCAGAAAAGCCAACAGCCTTAGAGCTAGGGGCAAAAGTAATGGAAATGTTTGAATACAAAGAAAAATATGATGGATTAATAGAATAG
- a CDS encoding osmolarity sensor protein EnvZ: MNVSITIYKEKKEQNFRMVILPSGKNKIGLGKYKDYGIISYLNKKNAKKIGELIFWALSESDNKKIEDEVNVQWYKKYFSCSSNLKVVNEYNNIGFKLFENKYIIYLKMKDGRGYSPFKDENGNMVEYTFPEKPTPLELGTKVMEMFEYKERYDGLIE, translated from the coding sequence ATGAATGTATCAATAACAATATATAAAGAAAAAAAAGAACAAAATTTTAGAATGGTAATATTACCTTCTGGTAAAAATAAAATTGGATTAGGAAAGTATAAAGATTACGGAATTATATCTTATTTAAATAAAAAAAATGCTAAAAAAATAGGAGAACTTATATTTTGGGCATTAAGTGAAAGTGATAATAAAAAAATTGAAGATGAAGTTAATGTACAATGGTATAAAAAATATTTTAGCTGTTCTTCTAATTTAAAAGTGGTTAATGAATATAATAATATTGGATTTAAATTATTTGAAAATAAGTATATAATATATTTAAAAATGAAAGATGGTAGAGGTTACTCACCATTTAAAGATGAAAATGGAAATATGGTTGAATATACTTTCCCAGAAAAACCAACACCTTTAGAACTGGGAACAAAAGTAATGGAAATGTTTGAATACAAAGAAAGATATGATGGGTTAATAGAATAA
- a CDS encoding endonuclease toxin domain-containing protein, giving the protein MYSNQYYEITDKGKVKISAEDVIKFKNPVTKSDGNDLIFGGIKKSEDIPAEKGIFKKVKDKMNGMVDTLTGKSKTQRQLESLRIKSEVKDLGFQVDGTSPTGFDIDEALKNNLGRTFKTFDEYDDVTKTATSVKSIGLDSKTYTSGSGLSSKLNSNLKDIKDFTEYELGDIYLSKDMIDKNVLKLVINNKPLNKSQMENLKKVVDNATKEGIKVEAIILK; this is encoded by the coding sequence ATGTATAGTAATCAATATTATGAAATTACAGATAAAGGAAAAGTAAAAATATCTGCTGAAGATGTGATAAAATTTAAAAATCCTGTTACAAAGTCAGATGGAAATGATTTAATTTTTGGTGGAATTAAAAAAAGTGAAGATATTCCAGCAGAAAAAGGAATATTTAAAAAAGTAAAAGATAAGATGAATGGAATGGTTGATACATTAACAGGAAAATCAAAAACTCAAAGACAATTAGAGAGTCTGAGAATAAAATCGGAAGTAAAAGATTTAGGATTTCAAGTAGATGGAACAAGTCCAACAGGATTTGATATAGATGAGGCTTTAAAAAATAATTTAGGAAGAACATTTAAAACATTTGATGAATATGATGATGTTACAAAAACAGCAACAAGTGTAAAAAGTATAGGCCTAGATTCAAAGACATATACAAGTGGTTCAGGTTTAAGTTCTAAATTAAATAGTAATCTTAAAGATATTAAAGATTTTACTGAGTACGAATTAGGAGATATTTATTTAAGTAAAGATATGATAGATAAAAATGTATTGAAATTGGTAATAAATAATAAACCTTTAAACAAATCTCAGATGGAAAATTTAAAGAAAGTAGTAGATAATGCAACAAAGGAAGGAATAAAGGTAGAAGCTATAATATTGAAATAA
- a CDS encoding osmolarity sensor protein EnvZ, which translates to MNLLVGIYKEKKNEDFRIVILPSGKNKIGLGKYKDYGIISYLNKKNAKKIGELIFWALSESDNEKIEDEVNVQWCKQYFNCSSNLKVVNEYNNIGFKFFENKYKIYLKMKDGRGYSPFKDENGNMVEYTFPEKPTALELGTKVMEMFEYKERYDGLIE; encoded by the coding sequence ATGAATTTACTAGTAGGAATTTATAAAGAAAAAAAAAATGAAGACTTTAGAATAGTAATTTTACCTTCTGGTAAAAATAAAATTGGATTAGGAAAGTATAAAGATTACGGAATTATATCTTATTTAAATAAAAAAAATGCTAAAAAAATAGGAGAACTTATATTTTGGGCATTAAGTGAAAGTGATAATGAAAAAATTGAAGATGAAGTTAATGTACAATGGTGTAAACAATATTTTAATTGTTCGTCCAATTTAAAAGTAGTTAATGAATATAATAATATAGGTTTTAAATTTTTTGAAAATAAGTATAAAATATATTTAAAAATGAAGGATGGTAGAGGTTATTCACCATTTAAAGATGAAAATGGAAATATGGTTGAATATACTTTCCCAGAAAAACCAACAGCTTTAGAGTTAGGAACAAAAGTAATGGAAATGTTTGAATATAAAGAAAGATATGACGGGTTAATAGAATAG
- a CDS encoding endonuclease toxin domain-containing protein: MSGSGLSSKLNSDLKDIKYFTEYELGDIYLSKDMIDKNVLKLVINNKPLNKSQMENLKKVVDNATKEGIKVEAVILK, translated from the coding sequence ATAAGTGGTTCAGGATTAAGTTCTAAATTAAATAGTGATCTTAAAGATATTAAATATTTTACTGAGTACGAATTAGGAGATATTTATTTAAGTAAAGATATGATAGATAAAAATGTATTGAAATTGGTAATAAATAATAAACCTTTAAATAAATCTCAAATGGAAAATTTAAAGAAGGTAGTAGATAATGCAACAAAGGAAGGAATAAAAGTAGAAGCTGTAATATTGAAATAA
- a CDS encoding osmolarity sensor protein EnvZ, with protein MFLLVSIYKEKNEDFRMVILPSGRNKIGLHQDKDYGIISYLNKNDSEKIGEFIFWALNESNEEKFENNINISWHKKFFNCSSNSKVNSEYNYINFKFLKNKYILLLFKKDGRGYSPFKDENGNMVEYTFPEKPTALELGTKVMEMFEYKERYDRLIE; from the coding sequence ATGTTTTTATTAGTATCAATTTATAAAGAAAAAAATGAAGATTTTAGAATGGTAATATTACCATCAGGTAGAAACAAAATAGGATTACATCAAGATAAAGATTATGGAATAATTTCCTATCTAAATAAAAATGATAGTGAAAAAATAGGAGAATTTATATTTTGGGCATTAAATGAAAGTAATGAAGAAAAATTTGAAAATAATATTAATATATCTTGGCATAAAAAATTTTTTAATTGCTCTTCTAACTCGAAAGTAAATAGTGAATATAATTATATAAATTTTAAATTTTTAAAAAATAAATATATTTTACTGTTATTTAAAAAAGATGGTAGAGGTTACTCACCATTTAAAGATGAAAATGGAAATATGGTTGAATATACTTTCCCAGAAAAACCAACAGCCTTAGAGTTAGGAACAAAAGTAATGGAAATGTTTGAATATAAAGAAAGATATGACAGGTTAATAGAATAG
- the folK gene encoding 2-amino-4-hydroxy-6-hydroxymethyldihydropteridine diphosphokinase — protein sequence MDKIYIRDLEFIGYHGVFEEEKKLGQKFFVSLELTTNLREAGLNDDITKTTHYGEVSESVKKIFFQKKYDLIETLAEDIAKEILLNYTLISELKLEIKKPWAPVGIPLKDVSIEITRKWNEVYISLGTNMGNKKENLEKAIKEIANIRDTFIIKESKIIETEPFGYKEQDNFLNSCIGVKTLLAPREILKELLSIEKKMGRERKIKWGPRIIDLDIIFYGKEVIEEDDLIVPHPYMEYREFVLKPLEEIIPNFVHPLLSKRISTLRKELENEKN from the coding sequence ATGGATAAAATTTATATAAGAGATTTAGAATTTATCGGTTATCATGGAGTTTTTGAAGAAGAAAAAAAATTAGGTCAAAAATTCTTTGTAAGTTTAGAACTTACTACTAATTTAAGAGAAGCAGGCTTAAATGATGATATAACAAAAACAACTCATTATGGAGAAGTTTCAGAAAGTGTAAAAAAAATATTTTTTCAAAAAAAATATGATTTAATAGAAACTTTGGCAGAAGATATAGCAAAAGAAATATTACTTAATTATACTTTAATAAGTGAGTTAAAGCTAGAAATAAAAAAACCTTGGGCACCAGTGGGGATACCCCTTAAAGATGTTTCTATTGAAATCACAAGAAAATGGAATGAAGTGTATATCTCATTAGGAACTAACATGGGTAATAAAAAAGAAAATTTAGAAAAGGCTATAAAAGAAATAGCTAATATAAGGGATACTTTCATTATAAAAGAAAGTAAGATTATTGAAACAGAGCCTTTTGGTTATAAAGAACAAGATAATTTTTTAAATTCTTGTATAGGGGTTAAAACACTATTAGCACCAAGAGAAATTTTAAAAGAATTACTTTCCATAGAAAAGAAAATGGGAAGAGAAAGAAAGATTAAATGGGGACCAAGAATAATAGATTTGGATATAATTTTTTATGGTAAAGAAGTTATAGAAGAAGATGATTTGATAGTACCTCATCCATATATGGAATACAGGGAGTTTGTCCTAAAACCTTTGGAAGAAATAATACCTAATTTTGTTCATCCTTTACTTTCAAAGAGAATTAGTACACTTAGAAAGGAGCTTGAAAATGAAAAAAATTAG